The following are from one region of the Silene latifolia isolate original U9 population chromosome 9, ASM4854445v1, whole genome shotgun sequence genome:
- the LOC141599258 gene encoding nucleosome assembly protein 1;2-like isoform X1: MSSNINDAINLSDLGAALTSETLLNVIKAKQNAAFLENLSPNVSKRVEVLKQIQSEHDELEAKFFEERRALENKYQKLYQPLYTKRYDIVNGVVEVDGVSNEPAEQGEDKLAQEKGVPDFWLTAMKSNEVLAESIQEQDEEALKYLKDIKWYRVTVPKDDNKKGEATEGFKLEFFFDPNPYFKNSVLTKTYFMIDEDEPLLEKAIGTEIEWLPGKCLTEKILKKKPKRGSKNTKPITKTETVDSFFNFFSPPEVPDEDEEIEEEAAEELQSLMEQDYDIGSAIREKIIPHAVSWFTGEAALDDELGDLDDLDDEEDDDDDEDEDEEEDDDDDDDDDEEDEDDDKTNSHKKGNAKAQKADAQQVGEKPPECKQQ; encoded by the exons ATGAGCAGCAATATAAACGACGCTATCAACTTGTCCGATTTAGGCGCCG CTCTTACTTCTGAGACACTTCTTAACGTCATTAAG GCAAAGCAGAATGCTGCTTTTCTGGAGAATTTATCGCCTAATGTTTCGAAGCGTGTCGAGGTTTTGAAGCAGATTCAG AGCGAGCATGATGAACTAGAGGCCAAGTTCTTTGAGGAGAGAAGAGCACTTGAAAATAAATACCAGAAACTGTATCAACCACTGTACACTAAG AGATATGACATTGTAAATGGGGTCGTTGAAGTTGATGGAGTTTCTAACGAACCAGCTGAACAAGGGGAAGATAAACTTGCTCAAG AGAAGGGAGTACCGGATTTCTGGCTCACTGCAATGAAGTCTAATGAAGTACTGGCTGAATCG ATTCAGGAACAGGATGAAGAGGCTCTCAAGTATCTCAAAGATATCAAATGGTATAGAGTTACTGTGCCGAAGGATGATAATAAAAAGGGTGAAGCTACTGAGGGTTTCAAGCTTGAATTCTTCTTTGATCCCAATCCGTATTTTAAGAATTCAGTTTTGACAAAGACATATTTTATGATTGATGAAGATGAACCTCTTCTGGAGAAAGCTATTGG GACGGAAATTGAATGGTTACCTGGGAAATGTCTAACTGAAAAGATTCTCAAGAAGAAGCCAAAAAGGGGGTCCAAGAATACAAAGCCAATCACAAAAACAGAAACTGTTGACagctttttcaattttttcagtCCCCCTGAAGTCCCTGACGAGGATGAAGAAATTGAGGAAGAAGCT GCGGAAGAGCTACAATCTCTTATGGAGCAAGACTATGACATTGG GTCTGCCATTAGGGAAAAAATTATTCCCCATGCTGTGTCTTGGTTTACTGGGGAAGCTGCTCTAGATGATGAGCTTGGAGATCTAGATGACCTGGATGatgaggaagacgatgatgatgacgaggatgAGGACGAAGAggaggacgatgatgatgatgacgacgacgATGAGGAAGACGAGGATGATGACAAAACCAACTCTCACAAAAAG GGAAATGCAAAGGCTCAAAAAGCAGATGCTCAGCAGGTTGGTGAAAAGCCACCAGAGTGCAAGCAACAGTAA
- the LOC141599258 gene encoding nucleosome assembly protein 1;2-like isoform X2, which translates to MSSNINDAINLSDLGAALTSETLLNVIKNAAFLENLSPNVSKRVEVLKQIQSEHDELEAKFFEERRALENKYQKLYQPLYTKRYDIVNGVVEVDGVSNEPAEQGEDKLAQEKGVPDFWLTAMKSNEVLAESIQEQDEEALKYLKDIKWYRVTVPKDDNKKGEATEGFKLEFFFDPNPYFKNSVLTKTYFMIDEDEPLLEKAIGTEIEWLPGKCLTEKILKKKPKRGSKNTKPITKTETVDSFFNFFSPPEVPDEDEEIEEEAAEELQSLMEQDYDIGSAIREKIIPHAVSWFTGEAALDDELGDLDDLDDEEDDDDDEDEDEEEDDDDDDDDDEEDEDDDKTNSHKKGNAKAQKADAQQVGEKPPECKQQ; encoded by the exons ATGAGCAGCAATATAAACGACGCTATCAACTTGTCCGATTTAGGCGCCG CTCTTACTTCTGAGACACTTCTTAACGTCATTAAG AATGCTGCTTTTCTGGAGAATTTATCGCCTAATGTTTCGAAGCGTGTCGAGGTTTTGAAGCAGATTCAG AGCGAGCATGATGAACTAGAGGCCAAGTTCTTTGAGGAGAGAAGAGCACTTGAAAATAAATACCAGAAACTGTATCAACCACTGTACACTAAG AGATATGACATTGTAAATGGGGTCGTTGAAGTTGATGGAGTTTCTAACGAACCAGCTGAACAAGGGGAAGATAAACTTGCTCAAG AGAAGGGAGTACCGGATTTCTGGCTCACTGCAATGAAGTCTAATGAAGTACTGGCTGAATCG ATTCAGGAACAGGATGAAGAGGCTCTCAAGTATCTCAAAGATATCAAATGGTATAGAGTTACTGTGCCGAAGGATGATAATAAAAAGGGTGAAGCTACTGAGGGTTTCAAGCTTGAATTCTTCTTTGATCCCAATCCGTATTTTAAGAATTCAGTTTTGACAAAGACATATTTTATGATTGATGAAGATGAACCTCTTCTGGAGAAAGCTATTGG GACGGAAATTGAATGGTTACCTGGGAAATGTCTAACTGAAAAGATTCTCAAGAAGAAGCCAAAAAGGGGGTCCAAGAATACAAAGCCAATCACAAAAACAGAAACTGTTGACagctttttcaattttttcagtCCCCCTGAAGTCCCTGACGAGGATGAAGAAATTGAGGAAGAAGCT GCGGAAGAGCTACAATCTCTTATGGAGCAAGACTATGACATTGG GTCTGCCATTAGGGAAAAAATTATTCCCCATGCTGTGTCTTGGTTTACTGGGGAAGCTGCTCTAGATGATGAGCTTGGAGATCTAGATGACCTGGATGatgaggaagacgatgatgatgacgaggatgAGGACGAAGAggaggacgatgatgatgatgacgacgacgATGAGGAAGACGAGGATGATGACAAAACCAACTCTCACAAAAAG GGAAATGCAAAGGCTCAAAAAGCAGATGCTCAGCAGGTTGGTGAAAAGCCACCAGAGTGCAAGCAACAGTAA
- the LOC141600651 gene encoding uncharacterized protein LOC141600651, which produces MHLANVVTEIEDISGSKAKEDSRQLMKRNYGTTIAIAISLVLFFCSTPFFALAQNLVAIDSNIGLATKIVYGITSMVLNPLIIIYCWVVPTMLYFVCETYHGESIDISSSNDCLNGDYVALESEGEKIDQLDI; this is translated from the coding sequence ATGCATTTGGCTAATGTTGTTACCGAAATTGAAGATATTAGCGGGTCGAAAGCCAAGGAAGATAGTAGGCAGTTGATGAAACGTAACTATGGAACTACTATTGCTATTGCTATATCGTTAGTGTTATTTTTTTGTTCTACGCCATTTTTCGCGTTAGCGCAAAATTTAGTTGCGATTGATAGTAACATTGGACTTGCGACGAAAATTGTATATGGAATTACTAGTATGGTATTGAACCCTTTGATAATTATATACTGTTGGGTCGTCCCGACTATGTTGTACTTTGTATGTGAGACGTATCACGGTGAGAGCATCGACATTTCATCCTCGAACGATTGTTTAAATGGAGATTATGTTGCTTTGGAAAGTGAAGGGGAGAAGATTGACCAGCTTGATATCTAG